The stretch of DNA CCACGCTGGCAAGCCAACTACGATCTAGTCCTCGCGCAATTGGTCGCCTATCAGGCTCGGATATATGAATATGGAGTCGCCCTGGACGCATTCATGGCTAATCCAAAAACCGCACCGCAGACCAGAGGGGATCGAGTCCTTCATGACTGGGACATCCACACCGTCAAGCAAGTGAGAACCGAAGAAGCGAAACCCTATATCGATCGGGCTCGCAGCATGTTCGCAGAAATCCAGGAAGAGCATCCCGGATCGCCCTGGGCGGCGCGTGCAAAGTGGGAACTGGATCGCGGTTTCGGAGTCGACCTTCGACCGCAGTACGATCTTCCCTACAAGAACGTCCCCAATGCCATGGCACCGCCAAAACTCTAAGGGATCGCTTCGGCTGCTGAACCTTCAATCAACCTGCTCGCGAAATGGTTCTGGGGCCGATTCGGACCTGGGTTTCATAAAAGAAGCGGTGAATGACTCGTGGTTCGTCAACACCTAAAGCTACGATCAGCATCACTGGTTGGCCCATACACTGCCGGCGTAGCGTTCATTAAGCAAGTTCTTCGCGGCAACCGAACGATCGGGATTCTTCAATTCGTCCCATAGTTCAACAAGGTTGTGCAAAGCTTCCGCATGGATATCCGAATCCGCGTAAAACAAGATCTCGATGTGCAGATAGGCCATCAGTGCTTCCTTGGGTTTACCGGCTTTTCGGTAGCACTCCCCTAACGCGTTGTAAGCTCGGCCGAACAATTCGGCGTCAGAAGAATCATTCTGGTCAATGATGTTTTCGATTTCGGCGATCGCTTCTTCAACCGATCCAGTCTCCGCGACACACCGAGATTTACCGATTTGGGCAAATAGCTTTTGCCGCTTGGCTTCAACGCTATTCGATTTGTCAGCGAGTACCGCATCATAAATCTGTTGGGCGCGTTGATAGTTGCCTTCGGCAATCGTGGCACGTGCTTCAGACAGCTTTGCACGCAACGAATAGGATGGCCAAGGCGCCTTGTTGGAGACCGCTCCGTAATACTTCACCGCTTGCGAATAATCACCTTGCGCGAGCGAGAGATCCCCCAACAGCTCTGCGGCCGAAAAAAAGTGTTGACTGCGTGGTGCGGCCCGAACAAATGCCAACATCGCCGCGGCTGCTTCCCGCTTGTCTCCCCCAGTGGTGAGCGCTAGTTTTGCACGAACAAACGCGAGATAAAAAATCAAATCTTGACGAACGAGTTCACGTTCGATCTCCGCTGGGTTGACCATTTGCAGATCCACCAACGCCGCCTTGTGTTTACCGGCGATCGCCCGTGCTCGACCTGCTTGCAGACCGGGTGGATCTTCGGCGAACGTGACACGGCTGATCTCATTGACACTTACGGATCGTTTCGATCCCCGAACATCAATCTCCACCGCAACCGGTGAGACGCCGACAACGTTCCCTTCCAATCGTGCCCCGCTGGTCGAATAGATCTGATCGGATTGAGCCACGGCGTGACCGGCCAACAGAGATAGCAGCAGCAGGATCAATTGACCTTTGATTATCTTACCCATCATTTACTCTTTCACAGAAAAAGAATCGACGTATGACAATACATGCCGACGCTACGTTGGCCAGGATACACCGTGTCTCGCGAAAATGGCATCGCTACTTCAAATTCATTGACCTAGCGATCGAATCAACGAGTCATACTTAGGCTTCCATGCTCCCAGATTGGGATACAGGGTGACAGTTTGATTCAAGACGCGACGGGCGTCGCGAAGTAAACGTTGCCGGCTTTTATCGGCCGATGACTTCGCCAGTGCGATTTGACATCGCGCCAGCTCGTAGCGAGCTTCATAGAACGTTTCACGAAACTGTTCGTACTGGGCAGTACTAATCGCAATCTTGGCCCATCCCCATATCGGATCAACGCCTTCGATCGCTTGCTCGAATCGGCTCGGATCTTCGTTACCCCACGACTGCAAAAAGCGAGCGGCCGCAGTTTGAATGTTGATCGCCTTTGGATCTCGTTTCAGCGATGTCTGGTAGAGCGACAGCGCGCCCTGAAAGTCGCCTAGTTGATACTTAATCCCGGCCAACCTGACTTGCACTTGGTTCTTCAAAGCATGGTCAACCGAGCCCTGTGACAACACTCTTTGAAACGAATCATCGGCTTTCTGATAAAGCCGCAACGCCCGTTGACGATCGTCCGTGCCGAATCCATCGGCGAGCGTTGCGAGGGTATCGCCGACCCATTGAAGCACACCGACTTCCGTTGCCCCGTTGCTCAACTCCGCCAGAAACGCTTCGAAGATCGTCGACAGTTCGTTCTTTTCCTGCGACGACGCTGATTCCATTCGCCGCTGAACGTCTTGAGCCAAGGTGACATAGACGCCCAGCATCCGCCGCTTTCCTGCTTCGTCGTTGCCGACGACTTCACGCATCGACTCAATTGCTTGATTGACACGTCCCATATTTTCCTGTCCACCGTCTCCCAATGATGCGACATAGGATCGTAAAGCAGTTTGATAAGCTTCTTCGGCGTAGACAGGATTTGATACGGCAGCATGGCCGGCTTTCAGTAAGGTCAATGGCCCTAGTGTTGGATCCTCTAGGATCTCGATCGCTCGATCGAACTGTTGATCTTCGACGTAGATTTGCGATAGCGATAACATGGCGGTTGCAGAAGCTTGGTCGATCGTTGGCTCTTCGGGA from Roseiconus lacunae encodes:
- a CDS encoding tetratricopeptide repeat protein — translated: MGKIIKGQLILLLLSLLAGHAVAQSDQIYSTSGARLEGNVVGVSPVAVEIDVRGSKRSVSVNEISRVTFAEDPPGLQAGRARAIAGKHKAALVDLQMVNPAEIERELVRQDLIFYLAFVRAKLALTTGGDKREAAAAMLAFVRAAPRSQHFFSAAELLGDLSLAQGDYSQAVKYYGAVSNKAPWPSYSLRAKLSEARATIAEGNYQRAQQIYDAVLADKSNSVEAKRQKLFAQIGKSRCVAETGSVEEAIAEIENIIDQNDSSDAELFGRAYNALGECYRKAGKPKEALMAYLHIEILFYADSDIHAEALHNLVELWDELKNPDRSVAAKNLLNERYAGSVWANQ